In Brevibacillus brevis, a genomic segment contains:
- the gpr gene encoding GPR endopeptidase has translation MEHNIDLSGYSIRTDLAVEAHELAWQKNETDIPGVLLQADDADPNIKVTRLHVQNEEGGKAIGKLPGHYITIEVPKLRDNDTSIEEQVARRFAHEMVSFLKELGITEEKKALVVGLGNWNVTPDALGPMVVENLLVTRHLYQLAPETVGEGYREVSALSPGVLGITGIETSEIVFGVVEKSKPDFVICIDALASRALHRVNTTIQISDTGIHPGSGVGNKRKAIDQNTLGIPVIAIGVPTVVFASTIVNDAITYLLGHFNQSMAESKRAFNKLSMSTLPERKEPYTEEDLPDMESRKTFMGLVGSLPEEEKRQLIHEVLRPLGQDLVVTPKEVDDFIEGVSNVIATGLNRALHRAVDEQNSGAYTH, from the coding sequence TGATTTGTCCGGCTACTCGATTCGCACGGATCTCGCTGTCGAGGCACACGAGCTCGCCTGGCAAAAAAACGAGACCGATATACCTGGCGTATTGCTCCAAGCGGACGATGCAGATCCGAACATCAAGGTCACCCGACTTCACGTGCAAAACGAAGAGGGGGGCAAAGCCATCGGGAAGCTGCCAGGCCATTACATCACCATCGAGGTGCCAAAGCTGCGCGACAACGACACCTCGATCGAAGAGCAGGTAGCCCGTCGCTTTGCCCATGAGATGGTCAGCTTTCTCAAGGAGCTGGGCATCACCGAGGAGAAGAAAGCGCTGGTCGTCGGACTGGGCAACTGGAATGTGACACCGGATGCGCTAGGGCCGATGGTGGTTGAAAATCTGCTGGTGACTCGTCACCTCTACCAGCTCGCGCCGGAGACGGTCGGCGAGGGCTATCGGGAAGTGAGTGCCCTGTCCCCGGGGGTGCTCGGAATTACGGGCATCGAAACAAGCGAAATCGTCTTTGGGGTCGTGGAGAAAAGCAAGCCGGATTTTGTGATCTGCATTGACGCTCTGGCTTCCCGGGCCTTGCATCGGGTAAACACGACGATCCAAATCTCCGATACGGGGATTCATCCGGGCTCCGGAGTCGGCAACAAGCGCAAGGCGATCGATCAGAACACGCTGGGCATTCCCGTGATTGCCATCGGGGTGCCGACCGTCGTTTTCGCATCCACGATCGTCAACGATGCGATTACGTACCTCCTCGGACATTTCAATCAGTCGATGGCGGAGAGCAAGCGCGCTTTCAACAAGCTGTCGATGAGCACCCTACCCGAACGTAAAGAGCCGTACACCGAAGAAGACTTGCCGGATATGGAATCGCGCAAGACGTTCATGGGATTGGTAGGCTCCTTGCCGGAAGAGGAAAAACGTCAGCTCATCCACGAGGTGCTCCGTCCGCTGGGACAGGATCTGGTAGTGACACCCAAGGAAGTGGACGACTTTATCGAGGGCGTCTCCAACGTCATCGCCACCGGACTAAACCGCGCGCTGCACCGGGCTGTCGACGAGCAAAACAGCGGAGCTTATACGCACTAG
- the spoIIP gene encoding stage II sporulation protein P, with the protein MASLIQRQFVILSFITAFLFIVTGVLSLGGNRLLVTSSAVQQAAAHVSSLAILDWMGKEIPVLSETVQTGSDRRSNSVTGFLFQLATSIQPGDLRTLLGRELPGMVTSEDARFVVAGKGASLSDFYIEYPPHPKQVIDASDAVPLTPADEKTEDKATKPEQKPAARPNTGGKKIVYVYNTHNRESWYSETKPVGTSVDHPTRNISLVGKALAQALNDRGIGSDVSTDDIYQELLNKKMDYALSYAQSLQVVKAAAENNRELHYFFDLHRDTAPRDRTTVTIKGKTYARVMFVIGKRNKNYEKNEAFATELHQLMEEMYPELSRGVMEKGAKTDHGEYNQSISPGSLLMEIGGTENTLQESLNTAEALADVFAAYYLKAEKVGKPAANEPAKG; encoded by the coding sequence ATGGCTTCCCTGATCCAGCGCCAATTCGTGATCCTGTCGTTTATAACCGCTTTTCTGTTTATTGTGACCGGGGTGCTCTCCTTGGGCGGCAACAGACTGTTGGTCACATCCTCCGCCGTGCAGCAAGCGGCGGCACACGTCTCCAGCCTGGCGATCCTCGATTGGATGGGAAAGGAAATCCCTGTGCTCAGCGAGACAGTGCAGACCGGGTCCGATCGCCGGAGCAATAGCGTGACAGGCTTTCTGTTCCAGCTTGCGACCAGCATTCAGCCAGGGGATCTGCGGACTTTGCTGGGGAGAGAGCTCCCAGGGATGGTTACGAGCGAGGACGCCCGATTTGTAGTAGCGGGCAAAGGCGCGTCGCTGTCCGACTTTTACATCGAATACCCGCCGCACCCCAAGCAGGTCATCGACGCCTCCGACGCCGTGCCGCTCACCCCGGCGGACGAGAAGACGGAGGACAAGGCGACAAAGCCGGAGCAGAAGCCGGCCGCCCGCCCGAACACAGGGGGCAAGAAGATCGTCTATGTCTACAACACCCACAACCGCGAGTCGTGGTACAGCGAGACGAAGCCGGTAGGCACTTCGGTGGACCACCCCACGAGGAACATCTCGCTGGTCGGCAAAGCCCTGGCCCAAGCCCTCAACGATCGCGGCATCGGCTCGGACGTGAGCACCGATGACATTTATCAGGAACTGCTGAACAAGAAAATGGATTACGCCTTGTCTTACGCGCAGTCTTTGCAAGTGGTCAAAGCGGCTGCGGAAAACAACCGGGAGCTGCACTATTTCTTCGACCTGCACCGCGACACCGCCCCGCGGGATCGAACCACCGTCACGATCAAAGGCAAGACGTACGCACGCGTGATGTTCGTCATCGGAAAACGAAACAAAAACTACGAAAAGAACGAAGCATTCGCCACCGAGCTGCACCAACTGATGGAAGAGATGTACCCGGAGCTTTCGCGCGGCGTGATGGAAAAAGGGGCCAAAACCGATCACGGCGAGTATAACCAGTCCATCTCTCCGGGAAGCCTGTTAATGGAAATAGGTGGAACGGAAAACACGCTGCAAGAGTCTCTGAACACGGCGGAAGCGTTGGCAGACGTGTTTGCGGCTTACTACCTGAAGGCGGAAAAAGTGGGAAAACCGGCAGCGAATGAGCCGGC